The genome window AGGTAGCGTTCCTCGCTGGTATCGGGGTCATGGCAGTTCACGAGCTGCATGACCTCCCCCTCGGCGATGGTATTGGTCGCGTCCGAGAGGATCTCCATGACCCGCATGTCACGCACATCGACCATCATCTGGAAGGCGCGCGAGTACAGGAAATCGCCGACCAGCACACTCGCCTCGTTCCCGAAGACCAGGTTGGCGGTCTTGCGCCCGCGCCTGAGATCTGAAGCATCGACCACATCGTCGTGTAGCAGGGTCGCGGTATGGATCAGC of Pseudomonadota bacterium contains these proteins:
- a CDS encoding polyprenyl synthetase family protein; the protein is MDALRALIADDLADVDRFIKLRLYSEVALINQLSHYIVANGGKRLRPVLALLSAHAHGYGGRLHIHLAAIVELIHTATLLHDDVVDASDLRRGRKTANLVFGNEASVLVGDFLYSRAFQMMVDVRDMRVMEILSDATNTIAEGEVMQLVNCHDPDTSEERYL